In Cicer arietinum cultivar CDC Frontier isolate Library 1 chromosome 7, Cicar.CDCFrontier_v2.0, whole genome shotgun sequence, a single window of DNA contains:
- the LOC101500800 gene encoding F-box/FBD/LRR-repeat protein At4g26340-like isoform X1, protein MEREQENDYTDRLSSLPDSLLCHILSFLPTKTSVSTISLVSHRYLHLWKNLQVFDFYNDYCPGVDGESEHFKHFALFVNAVLALRHSRHIRKMHLSCGDSILEDFNLISVNTWVDAAAGSHLEELHLALFSSQGLGFYLPISILSCTNLLSLSLCGQIFLELEQSSTIHLPSLKTLQLDISYVNANSVDILLSGCPILETLDLSFSPESLAKLHVPSSLKSLKVIVENDIGACLEIDAPGLKYLTLTKITFGDVAAIGNLHNVEEACLDVFSTPENEYVDPLLTLLQALSGIKHLVLCCSTAKKRLLGAQSIINFSNIRFPEFCHLLHLELILPAFDPFLYNVLQKCPMLQTFIIQNDQDKSPHEYGLAVNLESVPKCLVSCLTFIHFKGYVGYWEEQEFIKYVLQNGLVLKTMLISGVLLDQMMKWEKYRFLKRFSDLPKGSAVCKVKFD, encoded by the exons ATGGAAAGAGAACAAGAAAATGATTACACAGACAGATTAAGCAGTCTACCAGATTCTCTCTTATGCCATATACTATCCTTCCTCCCAACAAAAACCTCTGTTTCTACAATAAGCCTTGTGTCTCACAGATATCTTCATCTCTGGAAGAATCTCCAGGTTTTTGACTTCTATAACGATTACTGCCCCGGCGTCGATGGAGAGTCCGAACATTTCAAACATTTCGCACTTTTCGTCAACGCCGTCCTCGCTCTACGCCACTCCCGTCACATTCGAAAGATGCATCTCTCCTGCGGCGACTCCATACTCGAAGATTTTAACCTCATCTCCGTCAACACGTGGGTTGATGCTGCCGCTGGGTCCCACCTTGAGGAACTTCATCTCGCTCTCTTTTCATCCCAGGGTCTCGGCTTCTATCTTCCTATCAGTATTCTCTCTTGCACTAACCTCCTCTCCCTCAG TCTCTGCGGTCAAATCTTTTTGGAATTGGAACAATCTTCGACGATTCATTTACCATCATTGAAGACACTGCAACTAGACATTAGTTATGTAAATGCAAATTCCGTGGATATCCTTCTCTCTGGCTGCCCAATCTTAGAAACTCTGGATCTTTCCTTCTCTCCTGAATCTTTGGCGAAGCTTCATGTTCCATCTTCCTTGAAGAGTTTGAAAGTTATTGTTGAGAATGACATTGGGGCTTGTCTTGAGATAGACGCACCAGGTCTCAAGTACCTTACTCTCACCAAAATCACATTTGGCGATGTTGCCGCAATTGGCAACTTGCACAATGTGGAAGAAGCGTGTCTTGATGTATTTTCTACTCctgaaaatgaatatgttgatcCTTTACTCACTCTCCTCCAAGCTCTCTCTGGGATTAAACATCTAGTGTTGTGTTGTTCAACAGCAAAG AAGAGACTACTAGGTGCTCaatctattataaatttttcaaatatacgTTTTCCGGAATTTTGCCATCTACTACATCTAGAGCTCATTCTACCTGCTTTTGATCCTTTTTTGTACAACGTGCTTCAGAAATGTCCTATGCTTCAAACTTTCATAATTCAAAATGACCAG GATAAATCACCACATGAATATGGTTTGGCGGTGAATCTTGAAAGTGTTCCTAAGTGTCTTGTATCTTGCTTGACTTTTATTCACTTTAAAGGATATGTAGGATATTGGGAAGAGCAAGAATTCATTAAGTATGTTTTGCAAAATGGACTTGTTTTAAAGACGATGCTTATTTCTGGTGTTTTGTTGGACCAAATGATGAAGTGGGAGAAGTACCGTTTTCTCAAAAGATTTTCTGATCTGCCAAAGGGTTCTGCTGTTTGCAAAGTTAAATTTGACTGA
- the LOC101500800 gene encoding F-box/FBD/LRR-repeat protein At4g26340-like isoform X2, with amino-acid sequence MEREQENDYTDRLSSLPDSLLCHILSFLPTKTSVSTISLVSHRYLHLWKNLQVFDFYNDYCPGVDGESEHFKHFALFVNAVLALRHSRHIRKMHLSCGDSILEDFNLISVNTWVDAAAGSHLEELHLALFSSQGLGFYLPISILSCTNLLSLSLCGQIFLELEQSSTIHLPSLKTLQLDISYVNANSVDILLSGCPILETLDLSFSPESLAKLHVPSSLKSLKVIVENDIGACLEIDAPGLKYLTLTKITFGDVAAIGNLHNVEEACLDVFSTPENEYVDPLLTLLQALSGIKHLVLCCSTAKRLLGAQSIINFSNIRFPEFCHLLHLELILPAFDPFLYNVLQKCPMLQTFIIQNDQDKSPHEYGLAVNLESVPKCLVSCLTFIHFKGYVGYWEEQEFIKYVLQNGLVLKTMLISGVLLDQMMKWEKYRFLKRFSDLPKGSAVCKVKFD; translated from the exons ATGGAAAGAGAACAAGAAAATGATTACACAGACAGATTAAGCAGTCTACCAGATTCTCTCTTATGCCATATACTATCCTTCCTCCCAACAAAAACCTCTGTTTCTACAATAAGCCTTGTGTCTCACAGATATCTTCATCTCTGGAAGAATCTCCAGGTTTTTGACTTCTATAACGATTACTGCCCCGGCGTCGATGGAGAGTCCGAACATTTCAAACATTTCGCACTTTTCGTCAACGCCGTCCTCGCTCTACGCCACTCCCGTCACATTCGAAAGATGCATCTCTCCTGCGGCGACTCCATACTCGAAGATTTTAACCTCATCTCCGTCAACACGTGGGTTGATGCTGCCGCTGGGTCCCACCTTGAGGAACTTCATCTCGCTCTCTTTTCATCCCAGGGTCTCGGCTTCTATCTTCCTATCAGTATTCTCTCTTGCACTAACCTCCTCTCCCTCAG TCTCTGCGGTCAAATCTTTTTGGAATTGGAACAATCTTCGACGATTCATTTACCATCATTGAAGACACTGCAACTAGACATTAGTTATGTAAATGCAAATTCCGTGGATATCCTTCTCTCTGGCTGCCCAATCTTAGAAACTCTGGATCTTTCCTTCTCTCCTGAATCTTTGGCGAAGCTTCATGTTCCATCTTCCTTGAAGAGTTTGAAAGTTATTGTTGAGAATGACATTGGGGCTTGTCTTGAGATAGACGCACCAGGTCTCAAGTACCTTACTCTCACCAAAATCACATTTGGCGATGTTGCCGCAATTGGCAACTTGCACAATGTGGAAGAAGCGTGTCTTGATGTATTTTCTACTCctgaaaatgaatatgttgatcCTTTACTCACTCTCCTCCAAGCTCTCTCTGGGATTAAACATCTAGTGTTGTGTTGTTCAACAGCAAAG AGACTACTAGGTGCTCaatctattataaatttttcaaatatacgTTTTCCGGAATTTTGCCATCTACTACATCTAGAGCTCATTCTACCTGCTTTTGATCCTTTTTTGTACAACGTGCTTCAGAAATGTCCTATGCTTCAAACTTTCATAATTCAAAATGACCAG GATAAATCACCACATGAATATGGTTTGGCGGTGAATCTTGAAAGTGTTCCTAAGTGTCTTGTATCTTGCTTGACTTTTATTCACTTTAAAGGATATGTAGGATATTGGGAAGAGCAAGAATTCATTAAGTATGTTTTGCAAAATGGACTTGTTTTAAAGACGATGCTTATTTCTGGTGTTTTGTTGGACCAAATGATGAAGTGGGAGAAGTACCGTTTTCTCAAAAGATTTTCTGATCTGCCAAAGGGTTCTGCTGTTTGCAAAGTTAAATTTGACTGA
- the LOC105852529 gene encoding uncharacterized protein, with product MDYQLLKFVAMLIMTAFGDTSLTIEACSPNDIKALMSFKNGIQIDTSGRLKKWVGLNCCKWEGIVCKNLTIRVKEINLPGFISKDGDLFQTQMTGLISPSIVLLTSLEVIDLGGLVGLSGIIPLTIGLHLTNLQKLYLYGNNLTGSIPENIGDLQNLQELALQENKLSGSIPLSIGRLKNLKRLLLYSNQFSGIIPYSLGNLRNLVELDFHDNALTGNIPDEIGKLQALENLDLSNNLLSGNLPSSLTNLTVISVMYLDTNYLEGTILFPSRPGEMSSLAFLRLHNNHLDGKIPSNFGYLVSLQRVSLSNNKLEGTLPSSIGNLISLTEFYISENFFSGLIPKSIGQISQLIMLNISRNFIEGPLPQEISSLQNLQTLDLSFNHLNLSYIPKWIANMSSLSRIYFAGCGIHGQIPDLLQTTISPIQELDLSMNLFNGIIPSWIGNLNQLYMLNLSKNYIHSHIPHSFRNLHDLAILDLHSNKLTGSISPIFDIEQQGIFGGSLRFVDLSDNKFSSGIEKIGVGEQCDIQFLNLSHNILKGVLPNAVGRMSSIYSLDLSFNELGANLPKVMENLTSLETLKLQENDFTGKIPIGFLKLMKLKELNLSYNLLEGEIPKGKPLIDFPKSCYSGNKGLCGKPLSPCKL from the coding sequence ATGGATTATCAGCTTCTAAAGTTTGTTGCAATGTTGATAATGACAGCATTTGGAGACACAAGTTTAACCATAGAAGCCTGCAGTCCTAATGACATTAAAGCTTTGATGAGTTTCAAGAATGGAATCCAAATCGACACATCGGGTCGTCTCAAAAAATGGGTTGGTCTCAACTGCTGCAAATGGGAAGGCATTGTCTGTAAAAATTTAACCATTAGAGTGAAAGAGATTAATCTACCAGGATTCATTTCCAAAGATGGAGATTTATTTCAAACACAAATGACAGGGTTGATTTCACCTTCAATAGTACTTCTTACATCACTTGAAGTCATTGATCTTGGTGGTTTAGTTGGTCTTAGTGGAATAATTCCACTAACCATTGGTCTGCATTTAACAAATCTTCAAAAGCTTTACCTTTATGGAAATAATTTAACTGGTTCAATACCAGAAAACATTGGTGACTTGCAAAATCTCCAAGAACTTGCTCTTCAAGAAAATAAGCTATCTGGGTCTATTCCTTTGAGCATTGGAAGACTAAAAAACCTCAAAAGGTTGTTGCTTTATTCAAATCAATTTTCAGGTATAATACCATACTCACTTGGAAATTTGAGAAATTTGGTTGAGTTGGATTTTCATGACAATGCTTTAACCGGTAatataccagatgaaatcggtaAATTGCAGGCTCTGGAAAATCTTGATCTTTCAAACAATTTGTTAAGTGGAAATTTACCTTCCTCGCTAACTAATTTAACTGTCATTTCGGTTATGTACCTAGACACCAATTATCTCGAGGGAACCATTTTGTTTCCCTCGAGACCAGGCGAAATGTCTAGTTTAGCCTTCTTAAGACTTCATAACAATCACCTTGATGGAAAAATACCTTCCAATTTTGGCTATTTAGTATCTCttcaaagagtttctttatCAAACAACAAACTAGAAGGAACATTACCATCTAGTATAGGAAATTTGATATCATTAACTGAGTTTTATATCAGTGAGAATTTTTTCTCTGGCTTAATACCAAAATCAATAGGCCAAATTTCTCAGCTCATAATGTTGAACATCTCTAGAAACTTTATTGAAGGGCCATTGCCTCAAGAGATTTCTTCCcttcaaaatcttcaaacactAGATCTTTCTTTCAATCATTTGAATCTCTCTTATATCCCAAAATGGATAGCAAATATGTCGTCGCTTTCGCGCATTTACTTTGCAGGTTGTGGAATCCACGGTCAAATTCCAGACCTTTTACAAACAACTATTAGTCCAATCCAGGAACTAGATTTGTCAATGAACCTTTTCAATGGAATCATTCCATCATGGATTGGAAACCTCAATCAACTTTACATGTTAAATctctcaaaaaattatattcattcaCATATTCCTCATTCTTTTAGAAATTTGCATGATTTGGCTATTCTTGATCTTCATTCAAATAAACTAACAGGATCCATATCTCCGATTTTCGACATCGAACAACAAGGTATTTTTGGAGGATCACTAAGATTTGTTGATCTTTCTGATAACAAATTCTCAAGTGGAATTGAGAAAATTGGTGTAGGAGAACAATGTGATATTCAGTTTCTGAATTTGTCTCATAACATTCTAAAAGGTGTGTTACCAAATGCTGTTGGGAGAATGAGTTCTATTTACAGTTTGGATTTGAGTTTCAATGAGTTAGGGGCTAACTTACCAAAGGTGATGGAAAATTTAACTTCATTAGAAACATTGAAGCTGCAGGAAAATGACTTCACTGGGAAGATACCTATTGGATTTCTCAAGTTAATGAAATTGAAGGAATTGAACTTATCTTACAATCTTCTTGAAGGGGAAATTCCAAAGGGTAAGCCTTTGATTGACTTTCCTAAGAGTTGTTATTCTGGAAATAAAGGTTTATGTGGAAAACCTCTTAGTCCTTGTAAACTATGA